The DNA window CCTCATTAAACGTTTTAATTCGATATTACGCATACGATCGGTACttagatattaatattacgagTCAGGCATCGTAAATCTTCTTATCGGCAAAATTTCTGTTTTtcggtaaaataaaaaaaatgaattacactaaaattgttttaatattaatttgttaagttttttactgcgcacgtaaaagaatatttataaagttaaccAAGATATTTTCGCCGCTCgataacagatggcgctcTCTGTATGTTTTATTCAGCGCCACACGCTGATGTGCGGAGTTTAGTTGAACTAACGTCGATTCATTTTTCGTCAAATTAAACATGCAACGGTATACAATACTCATTAGCGTCTGTAATCATATGTCAacgtaatgtaaaaaaaaaaaaactaatagaaggcaaatattaattgttttccGGATCGGAACCTTACGGTAGATAAGATTTTTAtggttcaaattattttgcacTGTGAGAATTTCACtggaaaataataactattataaagATGTACTTATTAATATCTCGTTAAATGTAATCTATCATTCGCGCGATgcatatattacattttatttttatattctttataaatcaagttaatttaagcattttaaaaacatcgttattttcatatcatttaatattgtgaatacaagttataaagtaatttaaagcGGCAGAATAAAACACTTCTCGAAAAATTTAAAGGcacaacttttatattttcgttttCGATATACATACTTAAATCgtgataaaatacataaatcgTGACACATGTgcacaattaataatattatattatttaaatagaattgtGTCCTTGTATTTGAAGATGTCTAAATTTGGCAATAGGCATGGAATGGAAATTGCGAATGGTAGGAACCTGTGATCGCGGGTCATAAGGTAGGGCGAGCGGAgccggcgggcgcgggggggggggggggggggcagGGGGATCTGCGCCGAGTTTATTGACGGCGCCCCCCTCCCCGGCTCCCCACCACCCGCTCGCGTCAAGTTCAAGGTTGTGTCGGCGCGCGCCGCGGCGCAGTGCGAGGGAGTCCGGCCCGCGCACCGGTCGTCAGCCCTCATCGCAATAGCTATGTCAGTGCGTCGTTCGCCAGTCCGCCACGAGAACTCGAGCGTCGCTCACTCTCCGCTCTCGCTGCTAGCAACTCGCTGACTTCGATTCAAACATTGGATTACCTCAACTACAATAACGGATTACAGtgtttgtgtttaaaaataaataaattaacttgtgCTATGTGACACTTATTAAAACTGACTACAACATAAAGTTACCAATTTAGTTATCAGTGGCCATTGGCTGTGAATTCCTAGTTATTAGTGTAAAACAAATATGGTCTCAGATATGGGAGAAGATTTACCAATTCTTAAGGGGATCCTCAACGGAGTTGTGAAATATCACAATGCTcgtatgtattatttatatttgtttcaacTTATCATGTATTCATTACATAGCGATTAACGATTAATaagttaacaatttatatttaactgtcTTTTAACgtaaacaaacttattttacGTAAAGTTTAAACATAGTATTACGTAGTACTCAttttctaaatgaaataaatcaagAACATGGACTAATGCTATTTTTGaactaaattttgaataaacaataggaaaacaaattattttaataagtttaatttttacacacttttattaaaatgtttcatatttaaattcgcacattttttgaattagtaatagattatattatagtattaaataaataaaacggaaTGATAGGAAACTTgaatttagttaatattaattatctacATCAATTTGTTGTTAACCCAGCGGTcagtattttgaaataaaatgtagtaaaGTATAAGcgatgtataatattaataaagcgTTTTGAAACAATGTCAATGAGACAAAGTGAAACAGTTTCGATCGGGCGATAGCGAACAATAGGTGGAACATCTGGTGCGGCCCACATCGGCCAGGGAAAGTCAGGAGAAATGGAGAGAGGGCGCTCGCGCTCTCCGCTTTCGTTTTCAATCGTGCGTCGGCCGCGAACACTTTCACCAGCGCTCGCGCACCCCGCGCCGCCCCGCGCCGCCCCGCCAAGCGCCGAGCGCGAGAAAGTCGTAACACTTTTTATATGACCTCGCAACTCGCGCTTTGTCACTCTTCATTCGAATTAGTTCACTGAATCGCGACGCTTTCGGCTTTGTGCTGCGTGCTCGCCGAAAGAGGGGTCGTTGCGACGGCCGATGAACTCTACCCCGCGCGTCAGCTGCGCGTGACCGAGCACCCGCATACGTTCATGTCGGCCCGCAGCTGCCGTTTCAACTATAGAGCCGCGACCTTGCCCAACACGCCCTCCCTTAGTCCCGTATACACTTTATAACAAGCGAAGATGGTCACAGGGGGGGGAACGAAATGCACTTTTAACGGTTGGCCCATATTGTTTCATAGTAATATTGTTCTAATATTATGTAGTTAAAATTTGGACATGTTTTTGAacttgtgttttgttttgtcgTAGCCGTGCGATTCGGACGCGTACCGAAGCGCGAGAAGGCGCGCATTCTGGCCGCCATGCAGCAGTCGTCATCGTCGCGCGCGCACGAGCAGGCCGCGGCCGCCGAGCTGGAGGACGCACCGCGGCTGCTGGCTCGTGTAGTGCGCGCACATCTAGACACCTGCGAGTTTACACGCGACCGCGTTGCTGCCATGCGCGCGCGCGCTCGTGACTGTCCCACCTATTCACAACCCACTTTGGTAAGTTTACACacgctttttttatataaatatatctactGACTAGGTACTCTCTATATCGCATAATCGATATTTTTGactaacaaaatgttttgtttgttgcaGGCGTGTCCGCTGAACCCAGCACCTGAGTTGCAATCTGAGAAAGAGTTTTCTCAGCGGTTCGCCCACGTGATCCGCGGCGTGATCGACTTCGCCGGCCTCATCCCAGGCTTTCAGTTGCTCACGCAGGACGACAAGTTCACGTTGCTAAAAAGTGGTCTCTTTGACGCTCTGTTTGTGCGACTCATTTGTATGTTTGATGCGCCGCTCAATAGCATCATCTGTCTCAATGGACAGCTAATGAAACGGGACTCTATTCAGAGCGGTGCTAATGCGCGGTTTCTCGTTGATTCCACATTTAAGTTCGCGGAACGCATGAACTCCATGAACCTTACAGATGCCGAAATCGGACTCTTCTGCGCCATAGTTCTAATCACCCCCGACAGGCCGGGCCTCCGCAATGTCGACTTGGTAGAGCGCATGCACGCCAGGTTAAAAGCTTGCCTGCAGACCGTCGTCACACAGAACAGGCCCGACAGGCCCGGCTTCCTCCGCGAGCTGATGGACACGTTGCCTGATCTACGCACCTTGAGCACGCTCCACACAGAGAAGCTGGTGGTGTTCCGCACCGAACACAAAGAATTGCTAAGGCAACAGATGTGGGGTGAGGAGGAAGGTTGTTCCTGGGCGGACTCCGGACCTGAGGAGTCTGCACGCAGTCCGATCGGCTCCGTGTCAAGCAGTGAGTCCGGGGAGGTAGGCGGCGAGTGCGGTACGCCGCTGCTGGCCGCCACGCTTGCCGGCCGCCGGCGACTCGATTCGCGCAGTTCCGTCGACGAGGAGGCGCTAGGTGTGGCGCACCTGGCACATAACGGCCTTACCGTTACGCCCGTGCGGCCGCCGCCGCGCTACCGCAAGCTCGACTCCCCCACGGACTCTGGCATCGAATCCGGCAATGAGAAGCATGAGCGAATCGTGGGCCCGGGGTCAGGCTGCTCGAGCCCGAGATCGTCGCTGGAGGAGCACGCGGAAGACAGACGACCGACGCCCGCCGACGACATGCCCGTGCTAAAACGAGTGCTGCAGGCGCCACCGCTGTACGATGCGCCACTGCTTATGGACGAGGCGTATAAGCCGCACAAGAAGTTCCGCGCGATGCGGCGCGACACAGGCGAAGCGGAGGCGCGACCGGTGCCCTCGCCGCAGCCACCGCCGCGCGCCTCTTTGTCGGCCACGCACACGGAGCTGGCGCGCAGCCTGCGCGAGTGTCCGCGCATGACGCCAGAGCAGCTGAAGCGTACCGACCTCATCACGCAATACATGCGGCGCGGCGAGGCGTGTGAACCATGCGCGCCGGCGCCGTTGGCCCCGTTGGCGCCAGCGCCCGTGCTCGCGCTGCAAGTGGACGTGGCGGACGCGCCGCTTAACCTTTCCAAGAAGTCTCCATCGCCGCCGCGCGCCTATATGCCGCGCATGCTGGAGGCGTGAGACCGGCCCGCGGAGCCGCATGTCTCCGCTACCCCCCACCCCGATCTactataaattcaataaactaTGTAGTTAATGATCGTTCGCAAATCggtttaatataatatgtgatAATTCGGTTAAGACGCGTGCGTGCGTGCGTGGCCGGTGCGGGACGAGGAGAGCGCAATAGactgaaacataatttaagactatataagtataatttataatgcaaTGCAGCGCCGGTCGcggtgtgtttgtgtgtgtatTGTATGTGCGTATGTGAGCGTGCTCAGtcatttgtttgttaatataatgACAGGTTgtcgaattaaaataaaacaaacttgtaAAAATTTCCTATGACTTTGATTCCATTCCTTTaggtatataataattattcttcATTAGTTTATACGTTAAATAATGCAACCCTCAACCTGGAGGCGTGGCCTTGGTTGAATCGTGGTTAAATCATCATTACTTGATTACAGAGTGATCTAGTAGAATCAATTTAATTCACATCACCTGAATATGCATAAATCCTTTAGTCAAAGTATCAAAAATCAAATGAACGGCTCGAAATACACATAATATCGATCCCAACCAACAGAAGTGTTACATCTCTTAATCTTAAGAGCTCTTAGTTTTACTCAAGAAATTGATAGAGGCCATATTAATTAACTACGACCACAAACATTAAAGTGACCTTAGACATCACAAAGCGTTGACATATCTCTTATGGTAAAAGTTGTTAACTCTAAAAAGATCGACATCGGCAACAATTCAAAGACAAAGCAGAGATGTGACGTCTAAAGACGACATCGGTCGTCGACACTCAACACAGCAACCGCACTTCCGTGCGCCGCGCCGATGACCCCGCGCCTACACTGACACTTCCGTGTTCCGGCCGCGCGGCGCGCGGTCGCACGATCTTTTCCTGACTTTTCAATgctaaaatcaaatttaaatacttaatatacAAGCTACC is part of the Papilio machaon chromosome 4, ilPapMach1.1, whole genome shotgun sequence genome and encodes:
- the LOC106720319 gene encoding ecdysone-inducible protein E75 isoform X5 is translated as MVSDMGEDLPILKGILNGVVKYHNAPVRFGRVPKREKARILAAMQQSSSSRAHEQAAAAELEDAPRLLARVVRAHLDTCEFTRDRVAAMRARARDCPTYSQPTLACPLNPAPELQSEKEFSQRFAHVIRGVIDFAGLIPGFQLLTQDDKFTLLKSGLFDALFVRLICMFDAPLNSIICLNGQLMKRDSIQSGANARFLVDSTFKFAERMNSMNLTDAEIGLFCAIVLITPDRPGLRNVDLVERMHARLKACLQTVVTQNRPDRPGFLRELMDTLPDLRTLSTLHTEKLVVFRTEHKELLRQQMWGEEEGCSWADSGPEESARSPIGSVSSSESGEVGGECGTPLLAATLAGRRRLDSRSSVDEEALGVAHLAHNGLTVTPVRPPPRYRKLDSPTDSGIESGNEKHERIVGPGSGCSSPRSSLEEHAEDRRPTPADDMPVLKRVLQAPPLYDAPLLMDEAYKPHKKFRAMRRDTGEAEARPVPSPQPPPRASLSATHTELARSLRECPRMTPEQLKRTDLITQYMRRGEACEPCAPAPLAPLAPAPVLALQVDVADAPLNLSKKSPSPPRAYMPRMLEA
- the LOC106720319 gene encoding ecdysone-inducible protein E75 isoform X1, which produces MQCYPKLSPKREAGEMAYEAELVSARRLERLELPAPPGKEFRAPVLIPAPAPHSVIQCMRPPPPPAPRLHKPPPFEEPTSSIPDLEFDGTTVLCRVCGDKASGFHYGVHSCEGCKGFFRRSIQQKIQYRPCTKNQQCSILRINRNRCQYCRLKKCIAVGMSRDAVRFGRVPKREKARILAAMQQSSSSRAHEQAAAAELEDAPRLLARVVRAHLDTCEFTRDRVAAMRARARDCPTYSQPTLACPLNPAPELQSEKEFSQRFAHVIRGVIDFAGLIPGFQLLTQDDKFTLLKSGLFDALFVRLICMFDAPLNSIICLNGQLMKRDSIQSGANARFLVDSTFKFAERMNSMNLTDAEIGLFCAIVLITPDRPGLRNVDLVERMHARLKACLQTVVTQNRPDRPGFLRELMDTLPDLRTLSTLHTEKLVVFRTEHKELLRQQMWGEEEGCSWADSGPEESARSPIGSVSSSESGEVGGECGTPLLAATLAGRRRLDSRSSVDEEALGVAHLAHNGLTVTPVRPPPRYRKLDSPTDSGIESGNEKHERIVGPGSGCSSPRSSLEEHAEDRRPTPADDMPVLKRVLQAPPLYDAPLLMDEAYKPHKKFRAMRRDTGEAEARPVPSPQPPPRASLSATHTELARSLRECPRMTPEQLKRTDLITQYMRRGEACEPCAPAPLAPLAPAPVLALQVDVADAPLNLSKKSPSPPRAYMPRMLEA
- the LOC106720319 gene encoding ecdysone-inducible protein E75 isoform X2; this encodes MRLPNMTVTECPHRPQPPHAPRTDAADADADVLLGRVLAEFDGTTVLCRVCGDKASGFHYGVHSCEGCKGFFRRSIQQKIQYRPCTKNQQCSILRINRNRCQYCRLKKCIAVGMSRDAVRFGRVPKREKARILAAMQQSSSSRAHEQAAAAELEDAPRLLARVVRAHLDTCEFTRDRVAAMRARARDCPTYSQPTLACPLNPAPELQSEKEFSQRFAHVIRGVIDFAGLIPGFQLLTQDDKFTLLKSGLFDALFVRLICMFDAPLNSIICLNGQLMKRDSIQSGANARFLVDSTFKFAERMNSMNLTDAEIGLFCAIVLITPDRPGLRNVDLVERMHARLKACLQTVVTQNRPDRPGFLRELMDTLPDLRTLSTLHTEKLVVFRTEHKELLRQQMWGEEEGCSWADSGPEESARSPIGSVSSSESGEVGGECGTPLLAATLAGRRRLDSRSSVDEEALGVAHLAHNGLTVTPVRPPPRYRKLDSPTDSGIESGNEKHERIVGPGSGCSSPRSSLEEHAEDRRPTPADDMPVLKRVLQAPPLYDAPLLMDEAYKPHKKFRAMRRDTGEAEARPVPSPQPPPRASLSATHTELARSLRECPRMTPEQLKRTDLITQYMRRGEACEPCAPAPLAPLAPAPVLALQVDVADAPLNLSKKSPSPPRAYMPRMLEA
- the LOC106720319 gene encoding ecdysone-inducible protein E75 isoform X4, with translation MELTRDSLQPPKETEFDGTTVLCRVCGDKASGFHYGVHSCEGCKGFFRRSIQQKIQYRPCTKNQQCSILRINRNRCQYCRLKKCIAVGMSRDAVRFGRVPKREKARILAAMQQSSSSRAHEQAAAAELEDAPRLLARVVRAHLDTCEFTRDRVAAMRARARDCPTYSQPTLACPLNPAPELQSEKEFSQRFAHVIRGVIDFAGLIPGFQLLTQDDKFTLLKSGLFDALFVRLICMFDAPLNSIICLNGQLMKRDSIQSGANARFLVDSTFKFAERMNSMNLTDAEIGLFCAIVLITPDRPGLRNVDLVERMHARLKACLQTVVTQNRPDRPGFLRELMDTLPDLRTLSTLHTEKLVVFRTEHKELLRQQMWGEEEGCSWADSGPEESARSPIGSVSSSESGEVGGECGTPLLAATLAGRRRLDSRSSVDEEALGVAHLAHNGLTVTPVRPPPRYRKLDSPTDSGIESGNEKHERIVGPGSGCSSPRSSLEEHAEDRRPTPADDMPVLKRVLQAPPLYDAPLLMDEAYKPHKKFRAMRRDTGEAEARPVPSPQPPPRASLSATHTELARSLRECPRMTPEQLKRTDLITQYMRRGEACEPCAPAPLAPLAPAPVLALQVDVADAPLNLSKKSPSPPRAYMPRMLEA
- the LOC106720319 gene encoding ecdysone-inducible protein E75 isoform X3 produces the protein MSPDSNYGRYETPTPTDNMMGPVHTEREPELHIEFDGTTVLCRVCGDKASGFHYGVHSCEGCKGFFRRSIQQKIQYRPCTKNQQCSILRINRNRCQYCRLKKCIAVGMSRDAVRFGRVPKREKARILAAMQQSSSSRAHEQAAAAELEDAPRLLARVVRAHLDTCEFTRDRVAAMRARARDCPTYSQPTLACPLNPAPELQSEKEFSQRFAHVIRGVIDFAGLIPGFQLLTQDDKFTLLKSGLFDALFVRLICMFDAPLNSIICLNGQLMKRDSIQSGANARFLVDSTFKFAERMNSMNLTDAEIGLFCAIVLITPDRPGLRNVDLVERMHARLKACLQTVVTQNRPDRPGFLRELMDTLPDLRTLSTLHTEKLVVFRTEHKELLRQQMWGEEEGCSWADSGPEESARSPIGSVSSSESGEVGGECGTPLLAATLAGRRRLDSRSSVDEEALGVAHLAHNGLTVTPVRPPPRYRKLDSPTDSGIESGNEKHERIVGPGSGCSSPRSSLEEHAEDRRPTPADDMPVLKRVLQAPPLYDAPLLMDEAYKPHKKFRAMRRDTGEAEARPVPSPQPPPRASLSATHTELARSLRECPRMTPEQLKRTDLITQYMRRGEACEPCAPAPLAPLAPAPVLALQVDVADAPLNLSKKSPSPPRAYMPRMLEA